The Gemmatimonas phototrophica region CGGGTAGGTCGCCGCAGCGCGACAAACGCTTCCTGATCGCGTCGGTGGTGGCGGCCGTCGCCCTGATGGCCGCCGTGGCCGGCTGGTTGCGACCGCGCGCGACGCCGGTCGTCTCGCGGTTCAGCGTGGCGCTGACGGAAGCGCCGATTGCCGAGGGAGGTTCGCCCGGCAGCCGGGCGACCCTGTCACCCGACGGGCGCACATTGGCGTGGGTGAGTGGCGAGGGCACGGACGCCCGCCTCTGGGTGCGGCCATTGGACCAACGGCGCGGCACGGCGCTCGCAGGGACAGAGGGGGCCGGTGATCCGTCTTTCTCCCCCGACGGCAAGCGCATCGCATTCACGTCCGGCACGACAAAACGCTCGCTGCGCGTCGTGCCCGTAGGAGGCGGTCCGGTCCTCGTGCTGACCGATTCCCTGGTGGGTCCGGCCGGGGTAAGCTGGGCCGACGATGGCTACATCTACTACGACGGCAATCTTCAGGGCGACGGCCTCGCGCGGATTCGCGAGACAGGCGGCAGTCCGGAAATTGCGACGGTTCGCGACACCAGCCGGAAAGAGGTGGCACATTATCGGCCCTCGGCGTTGCCCGGTGGCCGCGGTGTGCTCTTCTTCGCGCTGGGTGTACGGTCGGTCGGTGTGCTCGATGCGAGAACGGGGAAGCACAAAATGATCACCCGCGCGGAGGCTGCACTCTACGTCGAGACCGGTCATCTGCTGACGGTCACCACGGATGGCTCCCTCCTCGCGACGCCGTTCGACCTCGAGCGCCTGGAGTTGCGTGGAGAGCCCATTCTGTTGGCGGGTGGGCTTCTCAAGCGTGGCAATACCATCGATTTCGCCGTGGCGCGTGACGGGACGCTCCTGTACGCCGAGGGAGCGGATCAAACCGCAGCGAGCGAGTTGGTGTGGATCACGCGATCCGGTGTGGTGACCGCCGTGGATTCTTCGTGGCGTGGCACCTTTTTCAGCCCGGAGGTCTCGCCGGACGGGCGCTTCGTGGCCGTGGGGATGGGTGCTGCCAGCGGATCAACCGTGGTCGTCAAGCGACTCGATCGCGGTGCCGAGATCCGTGCGGCGCAGGGCACGTGGTCCACGTGGATGCCAGACAGTCGGAATCTGTTGATCTGGGGATCTGCACCGGGAGGAAGCAGCATCGGCATCGTGCCGGCGGATGGCAGCAAGCCACCGCAGTGGCTCGGTATCGATGGCCGCTTCCCGCGTGCCTCGCCCGACGGGGCGTGGATTGTTTATACGACCCGACCGAACCGGGTGGTGGCGCGTCGGCTGACCGGCGATACAAGCCAAGTTGTCCTGGCGTCCGAACAAGGAACCATCACGTTTGCTCCGGTGCTTTCACCCGACGGTCGTTGGTTGGCCTATGTCTCGCGGGACAATGGCGAACAGCTGTTCGTGCGACCGTTTCCCGACGCCGGCTCCGCCAGGTACGCCGTCGCCAGCACCAGCCGCATCAGCCAGCTCCCGTTCTGGTCGCCGAATGGGCGTGAGCTGTTCTGGGCTGGCGCCGACGG contains the following coding sequences:
- a CDS encoding protein kinase domain-containing protein gives rise to the protein MSAAADRLAAALADRYRIERELGAGGMATVYLAADLKHERKVAIKVLKPELAAVLGAERFVQEIKTTAALSHPHILPLFDSGEAGGFLYYVMPYIQGETIRETLNRETQLGVDDAVRITREIADALDYAHRAGVIHRDIKPENILLHDGRAMVMDFGIALAVSAAAGGRMTETGLSLGTPHYMSPEQATAEKEISGRSDVYSLASVLYEMLAGQPPHLGGSAQQIIMKIITEPAAPVTAYRKTVPPYVAAAVGKALEKLPADRFASAKEFGAALNDRSFTTAMTAASASGRSPQRDKRFLIASVVAAVALMAAVAGWLRPRATPVVSRFSVALTEAPIAEGGSPGSRATLSPDGRTLAWVSGEGTDARLWVRPLDQRRGTALAGTEGAGDPSFSPDGKRIAFTSGTTKRSLRVVPVGGGPVLVLTDSLVGPAGVSWADDGYIYYDGNLQGDGLARIRETGGSPEIATVRDTSRKEVAHYRPSALPGGRGVLFFALGVRSVGVLDARTGKHKMITRAEAALYVETGHLLTVTTDGSLLATPFDLERLELRGEPILLAGGLLKRGNTIDFAVARDGTLLYAEGADQTAASELVWITRSGVVTAVDSSWRGTFFSPEVSPDGRFVAVGMGAASGSTVVVKRLDRGAEIRAAQGTWSTWMPDSRNLLIWGSAPGGSSIGIVPADGSKPPQWLGIDGRFPRASPDGAWIVYTTRPNRVVARRLTGDTSQVVLASEQGTITFAPVLSPDGRWLAYVSRDNGEQLFVRPFPDAGSARYAVASTSRISQLPFWSPNGRELFWAGADGKLMRVSLAPGAAFEPSVAEPVFTTPPMLFSGGGVTMAPDGRFLAVRTAGGEADRPDELVLVQGFFEELKRVRPQ